The window CCGCTCAACACCAGGGCCACACCGATCTGAATCGGCTCGCCCTCACCGACCTCGACACAACCCAGAGGGTCGGTGCACTCGTAGGTGGCCTTCTTGCCGCAGGCCGTCAAGGCCAGCGCCGCCACCACCAACAGCGCCAACAAGACAAACCATCGTTTCTTCATTCTTCCTCCTCCTTGAGGGAATTGGGAATACGGTAAGGGCTTGACGCGCTGACAACACACTCTAATACTTTAGGGAAGGGGCTCACCTCCTTCAGGGAAGATCACAGCCCATGCAGGGTATCGTTTTCATTTTACTAACCGCCCCCAGACGGGTCAAGGCGTTCTCCCGCTTTCCCGCATTTTTTTATGCAGATTTTACCTTTCTTTTACCATATTACGCCTCGCCCCACAGGGTGACGCCCTCTCCCGCTCACGACGGCGCTCGCCATGCGATATCAAGGGACGCATACGGCAAGAAAACCGAAGCGGGCCTCCCGGCCCCTATGGTAGAATTAAAGGCCCCCTTTTGTGGCAAGATGGTTCTTCTGGAGGAAAGTGTGACCCCACAATCTCAATCGGCCTATGATGCATCCAGCATCCAAGTTTTAGAAGGTCTTGAAGCCGTTCGGCGCCGCCCAGGCATGTATGTGGGCGGCACTGATTTGCGTGCGCTGCACCACCTCATCTACGAAGTGGTGGACAACTCCATCGACGAAGCCCTGGCCGGGGCCTGCGACCGCATTGAAATCACCATCCACCCCGACAGCAGCGTTACCGTGGAGGACAACGGGCGCGGCATTCCCGTGGACCCCCATCCCCAAACGGGGAAATCCGCGCTGGAAGTGGTGATGACCACCCTGCACGCCGGTGGCAAATTCGGCGGGGGCGGGTATAAGGTCTCGGGCGGTCTGCACGGCGTGGGCGTCTCCGCCGTGAACGCCCTCTCCGAGTGGTGCGAAGTCTATGTCAAGCGCGACGGCCAACTTCACTTCCAACGCTACGAGCGCGGCCGCCCGGTGACGCCCGTCCAAGTCATCAGCAAGGTGGACAAAAACGACACGGGCACCAAAACCACCTTCAAGTTCGACCGTGAGATCTTCAAAGGGGACATCGACTACAAATTCGAGGCCCTGGTGCAGCGCTTCCGCGAGATGGCCTTCGTCACCCGCGGCGTGACCATCCATTTCCGCGACGAACGCACCGAACGCGAGATGACCTTCTACTTCGAAGGCGGCATTGAGGCCTTCGTCCGCTACCTCAACCGCAACCGCAAAGTCCTCCACCCGGTGGTCTACGCCGAAAAGACCGTCGAGAACATCACCATTGAAGTGGCCATCCAGTACACCGACGCCTTCACCGAGAGCGTGTACTCCTTCGCCAACACCATCAACACGGTGGACGGCGGCACGCACCTCACTGGCTTGCGCAGCGCCATCACCCGCACCATCAACGATTACGCCCGCAAGGCCGGTTTGCTCAAGGATTCGGACCCCAACTTCACCGGCGACGACACCCGCGAGGGCCTGACCGCCATCGTCAGCGTCAAACATCCGGACCCGCAATTCGAAAGCCAGACCAAAGTGAAGTTGATGAACCCCGAGGTGCAGACCTATGTGCAACAGGTCACCAGCGAAGCCTTGGGGACCTTCCTGGAAGAAAACCCTTCCGCGGCCAAGGCCATCATCCAGAAATGCCTGACCTCGGCGCGCGCCCGCGCCGCCGCCCGCCAGGCCCGCGACCTGGTCATCCGGAAATCGGCCCTGGAAAGCCTCACCCTGCCCGGCAAACTGGCCGACTGCTCCGAGCGTCACCCCAACAAAACCGAACTGTACATCGTGGAGGGTGAATCGGCCGGTGGCTCGGCCAAACAGGGCCGCGACCGCCACTTCCAAGCCGTGCTCCCCTTGCGCGGCAAAATCCTCAACACCGAGCGGGCCCGGCTGGACAAGGTGCTCTCCAACAACGAGGTCAAGGCCCTCATCTCGGCCCTGGGCACCGGCATTGGCGAGAACTTCAACCTGGACAACCTGCGCTATGGCCGGGTGATCATCATGACCGATGCCGATGTGGACGGCAGCCACATTCGCACGCTGCTCCTCACCTTTTTCTTCCGCTACATGCTGCCGCTCATCGAAGCCGGTCGGCTGTACATCGCCCAGCCCCCGCTCTACCGCATCGCCTACAAGAACCAGGTGCGCTACGCCTACACCGAGGCCGAAAAAGAAAAAATCCTGAAAGAGATGAACGTGCCGGTGGAAAAAATTCACCTGCAGCGGTACAAAGGGTTGGGCGAGATGAACCCCCAGCAGTTGTGGGAAACCACCATGAACCCCACCCGCCGCACACTGCTCCGGGTGACGGTTGAGGATGCGGCCGAAGCCGATCGCACCTTCAGCATGCTTATGGGCGAGGCCGTGCCCCCACGCCGACGGTTCATCCAAACCCACGCCAAAGAAGTGCGCAACCTGGACATTTAGCCCCACAGGGCTCCCCCGGGGCCCCTGAGGAAGCCCCTATGCCTTTAGAGCCAGGCAACCTGCTCCAAAATCGCTATCGCATTCTGGAGGTCCTGGGCCACGGTGGAATGGGCTCGATTTACCACGCCGTGGACGAGGTACTGCAGGTCGAAGTCGCCATCAAAGAAAACCTCTTCGCCTCACCCGAGTACGCCGAGCAGTTCCGCCAGGAAGCCCGCCTGCTGGCCACCCTCCGTCACCCGAACCTCCCCCGGGTGACGGACTACTTTGTCATCGAGGGACAAGGCCAGTACCTGATCATGGACTACATTCCGGGCATTGACCTCAAGGACCGCATCGACCGCGAAGGCGCCCTGCCATTGCACGAGGTGCTGACCATCGCTATGGCCCTTTGCGAGGCCCTGGAATACCTCCACGGCCAGCAGCCGCCCATCATCCATCGCGATGTCAAACCCGCCAATGTGCGCATTACCCCCGAAGGGCAAGTGTACCTGGTGGATTTCGGCCTGGCCAAGTTGGGTGGCGCGGATCAGCGCACTCTGACCGGAGCGCAAGCCGTCACCCCCGGCTTCTCCTCCCCCGAACAATACGGCACCAGCGGCCACACCGACGCCCGCTCAGACCTCTACAGCCTGGCGGCCACGCTTTACATGGCCCTCACTGGCGTCACCCCGGAAGACGCCTTCGAGCGCCTGATGGGGACCCATTCCCTGACCCCCATCCGGGAATTGCGTCCTGAGGTGCCGCCCCAACTGGCGGCAATCATCGAGCAAGCCCTGGCCCTCCAACGGGAAGAGCGCCCGCCTTCGGTGCGCGTCTTTAAAGAACAACTGCTAGCCCTCAATCTGCTGCCCAATCAGGAGGCCCTGGCCCAGGAGCACCGCTGGTTGCTCCAGCCTTCCACTGCCCAATGGCGCACCAGCGAGGAAGGGAACTCGTCGCCTGAACCAGACGCTTTCCCACCGAATGGGAAGACCCTGGCCCCTCAGGCCCAACCCTCCACCCAACCCCAAATGCCCAAACGGCGGGGAAAGGGGCGTCTCGTCCTCTCAGGGCTTCTCGTGCTGACCGCGCTCCTGATTCTGGCCGTGGGTGCGCTGGCCCACCCCGTGTTGCGGGCCCAACTCGACCAGGCGGTGCCTGCGTTGGGCACCGTGGAGGCTCTGCCCCAGGCGCAGGCCCCGCTGGCCACCGCCCAGATGTGGCTTTACGGACTGCCTTGGCAGCCCACCACCGCCCCACTCCCGGTGGTTTCACCCACGGCTTCGCCAGCGCCGCCTTCGCCCACCCTGGCGGCAGCGCTCCGCGCGACGGCCAGCCCGACTTTCACGACAACCGCCCCGCCCACCCTCTCCCCAACCGCAACACCCACTGCACTTCCCTCCCCCACGCCCTCGGCCACGGCGGTGCTAGTGACCCAATTCACCCTGACCCCCGTCGCCCAACCCACCCCCTTTGGGCAAAGCGGCGCGATCGCCTTCGCCTCCACCCGCAGCGGGCTGGCGCAAATCTGGCTTTACGACATCGCCAACCAGACCTTCCGCCCGCTGACCAACGAACCGGACGGGGCCTGCCAGCCGGCCTGGTCGCCCGACGGGCAACGTCTGGCCTTCATCACCCCGTGCACGCGCAACCAGGTGCGTTACGAAAACGCCCGCATCATGCTGCTCGACCTGCAAAGCGGAACGATGGAGGTGCTGGTGCCGCCCAGCCAGGGGGATTACGACCCCGCCTGGTCGCCCGACGGCAACTTCCTGGCCTTCACCTCCCTGCGCGACGGCCATCCCCAAATCTACCTCTACAACCTGAAAACGCAATCGCTCACCAACTTATCGCAAAATGCGTACGACGACTTCATGCCCGCCTGGTCGCCCGACGGCGCCCAACTGGCTTTCATTTCCACCCGCCAAGGCGTCTATCGCATCTACCTGATGCCCCCCAGCGGGCAGCCCCAACAAGGCTTCTCGCGCAGCGGCAACAAACGCAACCTGCACCCCACCTGGTCGCCGGACGGCGTTTACCTGCTCTACTCCCAGACGCCCTCTCAGGGCATCCCCATGCTGGTGAGCGCGCCCCTGGCGGAGCAGGGGCTGGTGGAGCATTCCCTGAACCCGGCCCTGGGCATTGCCATGGCCGACCCGGCCTACTCCCCCGACGGGCGCTGGCTGGCGGTGGAAGGCTGGCAGGGCGCCGAAGCGCACGACCTGTACCTGCTTTCCTCCAACGGACAAACCCTGCGCCAGATCACCGCCGACGAGGCCCTGGACTTCGATCCGGCCTGGCGGCCCAAGCCCACACCTTGACCCTGGCCAGCCGCACCTTCCGGGCCTGCGAGGAGCGTTCGCAGGCCCTTTTTGCGCCGATGGTATAATCCCTTCACCCTTTCCCAAGCCCTTCAGGAGGCGTTTTGCCTTATGCTGGACAAACTGGCCGGAATCGAAAAGCGTTTTGCCGAAATCGAAGAGGAACTCAACCAGGTAGGCGACGACTACAAACAGGCGGCCGCACTGGCCAAAGAACGCGCCGACCTGGAACCTATCGTCCAGAAGGCGCGGGAATACCGCCAGGCGCTCCAGCGGTTGGAAGAAGCCCGCCTTATCCTGGACGAAGCCGACGACGCCGAACTGCGCGAGTTGGCCAAGGCGGAAATCGACGAACTGGAATCCCAAATCGAGCGCCTAGAACAGGAGATCAAGCGCCTGTTGCTCCCCAAAGACCCCCGCGACGAGCGCAATGTCATCATGGAGATCCGCGCCGGGACGGGCGGCGAGGAGGCAGCGCTGTTCGCCGCCGACCTGTTCCGCATGTACACCCGCTACGCCGAGCGCCAGGGATGGAAGGTGGAGGTACTTTCCACCAACGAGACCGGCCTGGGCGGCTACAAGGAAATCGTCTTCCTCATCAAAGGCAAAGGCGCCTACTCGCGGCTGAAGTACGAATCGGGCGTGCACCGCGTGCAGCGCATCCCGGTCACCGAATCCCAGGGGCGCATCCACACCTCCACGGCCACGGTGGCCGTCCTGGCCGAGGTGGAGGATGTGGAGATTGACATCCCCGACAAAGACGTCAAAATCGAGGTGTACAAATCGGGGGGTGCGGGTGGCCAGCATGTGCAGAAGAACGCCACCGCGGTGCGCATCACCCACCTGCCCACGGGCATCGTGGTGCAGTGCCAGGACGAACGCTCGCAGTTGCAAAACAAACAGCGCGCCATGAGCATCCTGCGGGCGCGGTTGTACGAATTGGAGGAGCAAAAACGCCGCGCCGAGGTGGACGCTGCCCGCCGCGCGCAAGTGGGCACCGGCGAACGCTCGGAAAAAATCCGCACCTACAACTTCCCCCAGTCGCGCGTCACCGACCATCGCATCAATCTGAGCATCTACAACCTGGACGCCGTGCTGGACGGCGATCTGGACCCCTTCATCGACGAACTGGCCACCCGGGAAGAAGCCGAGCGTCTGGCCGCCCTGGAAGCGTGAAGCAGCCGCTGGACCGACCTCACCCCACCCCCGGCGAAGGCCTCTCCTGAGCGTAGGGCGTAGCCCGAAGTCGAGGGGCGGGCCGGAGCCGGGGGAGAGGGGAGAGGTGAGGTTGCTTCAATCCCCCTGAGACATGCCCCAACCCCAAACCCTCTCCCACGCCCTGAACCTGGCCCGTGGGGTCCTGGCACCCCACAGCGACACGGCGGCCATCGATGCCCAGACCCTGCTGGCCCACCTCACCGGCCGGAGCCGCGCCTGGGTACTGGCCCATCCCGAAGCCCTCCTGGACGAAAGCCAGACGGTTCGCCTGCACCAGGCCCTGCAACGCCTGGCGCGCGGCGAGCCGCTGCCTTATGTGCTGGGCCAGTGGGAATTCTTCGGTCGTTCCTTCGTGGTCACCCCGGCCGTGCTCATCCCGCGGCCCGAGACGGAACTGCTGGTCGAGGCGGCGCTGGACTGGCTGCGTGCTCATCCCGGCTCCCGACGCGTGGTCGATGTGGGCACCGGCTCCGGTTGCATCGCCGTCTCTCTGGCGGCCGAAGTGGACGAGGTTCAAATAGTGGCCATCGACCAGTCGGCGGCGGCGCTGGAAGTGGCCCGGCGTAACGCCCAGCGTCACGGGGTGACCCGGCGCCTGCGCTGGATACAGGCCGACCTGCTGGCCCCTTTTGCCGGGCCCTGGGATGTGGTATGCGCCAACCTGCCCTACATCCCTTCCGCACAACTGGCCCGCCTGCCCGTAGCACGCTTTGAGCCCCGGCTGGCGCTGGACGGCGGCCCCGACGGCCTGCATCTGGTGCGCCGTCTGCTCCGTCAGGCCCGCGTGCAAATAGCTTCCCCCGGAGCGTTGTTTCTGGAAATCGGCGCCGGGCAAGGCCCCCTCGCGGCCCAGACGGCCCGACGCCTCTTTCCCGAAGCCTATGTGGAGGTCCGCCCCGACCTCGCCGGGCATCCCCGCCTGCTTTGTCTCTTTTTGACCTGACTTCTTATCAAACTTTCACAGGGTTTTCAGGTTTTTTTAGCCCAAACCCGTTACACTAAAGATGACTCTCCATTGCACCCACCTCCTTGCCTCATCAGGCCCGCGTTGGTTTCTCCGCCCAACGCGGGCCTGATCTTTTCCGCCAACGGGGGGCAGGATTTTCACCGTATAATGGGGGAGCCTGAATCCCCCCTGGGGGAATCGGTGCCATCCCCAAGTCCGGAGAGAACAATGAGTCTGGCAGCCTTTTTCCGCCCGCGAGGCGTGGTGGTCATCGGCGCCTCGACCAATCCGGTAGGTCTGGGTTATGGTGTGGCCCGCAACCTGGTCGAGGGCGGCTTTCCCGGCGCGGTGCACCTGGTCAACCCCAAAGGCGGGACGTTGTTCGGCAAGCCGCTCTACCGCAGCGTGGCCGAGGTGCCCGACCCGGTCGATCTGGCGGTGATCATCGTGCCCGCCCCGGCCACGCCCCAGGTGCTGGAAGCCTGCGGCCAGCGCGGCATCCGGGCCGCCATCGTCGCCGCCGGGGGATTCCGCGAGGCAGGCGAATCCGGCGCCCGCCTGGAAGAGCAGGTGGTGGCGGTCGCCCGTCGTTACGGCATCCGGCTCATTGGGCCCAACTGCATCGGCGTCATTGACACCCACCTGCCCCTCAATACCACCTTCCTGGCCCCACCTCCGCCTCCCCAGGGGGAGATGGCGTTTCTCTCTCACTCGGGGGCCCTGGCCGCCGCGGTCATCGACTGGCTACAAGGCCAGGGGATGGGCTTCTCACGGCTGGTCAGTCTGGGCAACCAGGCTGATGTATCGGAGACAGAGATGTTACCTTTAGTGGCCGCCGACCCGCACACGCGCGTGGTGACCATGTACCTGGAAAGCGTGGCTGATGGGCGGCGATTCGTGGAGACCGCCCGGCAGGCGAGCCTTCAGAAGCCGCTGGTGGCCCTCAAGGTGGGGCGCTACGAGGCCGGGCA is drawn from Anaerolineae bacterium and contains these coding sequences:
- the gyrB gene encoding DNA topoisomerase (ATP-hydrolyzing) subunit B; translation: MVLLEESVTPQSQSAYDASSIQVLEGLEAVRRRPGMYVGGTDLRALHHLIYEVVDNSIDEALAGACDRIEITIHPDSSVTVEDNGRGIPVDPHPQTGKSALEVVMTTLHAGGKFGGGGYKVSGGLHGVGVSAVNALSEWCEVYVKRDGQLHFQRYERGRPVTPVQVISKVDKNDTGTKTTFKFDREIFKGDIDYKFEALVQRFREMAFVTRGVTIHFRDERTEREMTFYFEGGIEAFVRYLNRNRKVLHPVVYAEKTVENITIEVAIQYTDAFTESVYSFANTINTVDGGTHLTGLRSAITRTINDYARKAGLLKDSDPNFTGDDTREGLTAIVSVKHPDPQFESQTKVKLMNPEVQTYVQQVTSEALGTFLEENPSAAKAIIQKCLTSARARAAARQARDLVIRKSALESLTLPGKLADCSERHPNKTELYIVEGESAGGSAKQGRDRHFQAVLPLRGKILNTERARLDKVLSNNEVKALISALGTGIGENFNLDNLRYGRVIIMTDADVDGSHIRTLLLTFFFRYMLPLIEAGRLYIAQPPLYRIAYKNQVRYAYTEAEKEKILKEMNVPVEKIHLQRYKGLGEMNPQQLWETTMNPTRRTLLRVTVEDAAEADRTFSMLMGEAVPPRRRFIQTHAKEVRNLDI
- a CDS encoding protein kinase, with translation MPLEPGNLLQNRYRILEVLGHGGMGSIYHAVDEVLQVEVAIKENLFASPEYAEQFRQEARLLATLRHPNLPRVTDYFVIEGQGQYLIMDYIPGIDLKDRIDREGALPLHEVLTIAMALCEALEYLHGQQPPIIHRDVKPANVRITPEGQVYLVDFGLAKLGGADQRTLTGAQAVTPGFSSPEQYGTSGHTDARSDLYSLAATLYMALTGVTPEDAFERLMGTHSLTPIRELRPEVPPQLAAIIEQALALQREERPPSVRVFKEQLLALNLLPNQEALAQEHRWLLQPSTAQWRTSEEGNSSPEPDAFPPNGKTLAPQAQPSTQPQMPKRRGKGRLVLSGLLVLTALLILAVGALAHPVLRAQLDQAVPALGTVEALPQAQAPLATAQMWLYGLPWQPTTAPLPVVSPTASPAPPSPTLAAALRATASPTFTTTAPPTLSPTATPTALPSPTPSATAVLVTQFTLTPVAQPTPFGQSGAIAFASTRSGLAQIWLYDIANQTFRPLTNEPDGACQPAWSPDGQRLAFITPCTRNQVRYENARIMLLDLQSGTMEVLVPPSQGDYDPAWSPDGNFLAFTSLRDGHPQIYLYNLKTQSLTNLSQNAYDDFMPAWSPDGAQLAFISTRQGVYRIYLMPPSGQPQQGFSRSGNKRNLHPTWSPDGVYLLYSQTPSQGIPMLVSAPLAEQGLVEHSLNPALGIAMADPAYSPDGRWLAVEGWQGAEAHDLYLLSSNGQTLRQITADEALDFDPAWRPKPTP
- the prfA gene encoding peptide chain release factor 1, with protein sequence MLDKLAGIEKRFAEIEEELNQVGDDYKQAAALAKERADLEPIVQKAREYRQALQRLEEARLILDEADDAELRELAKAEIDELESQIERLEQEIKRLLLPKDPRDERNVIMEIRAGTGGEEAALFAADLFRMYTRYAERQGWKVEVLSTNETGLGGYKEIVFLIKGKGAYSRLKYESGVHRVQRIPVTESQGRIHTSTATVAVLAEVEDVEIDIPDKDVKIEVYKSGGAGGQHVQKNATAVRITHLPTGIVVQCQDERSQLQNKQRAMSILRARLYELEEQKRRAEVDAARRAQVGTGERSEKIRTYNFPQSRVTDHRINLSIYNLDAVLDGDLDPFIDELATREEAERLAALEA
- the prmC gene encoding peptide chain release factor N(5)-glutamine methyltransferase — translated: MPQPQTLSHALNLARGVLAPHSDTAAIDAQTLLAHLTGRSRAWVLAHPEALLDESQTVRLHQALQRLARGEPLPYVLGQWEFFGRSFVVTPAVLIPRPETELLVEAALDWLRAHPGSRRVVDVGTGSGCIAVSLAAEVDEVQIVAIDQSAAALEVARRNAQRHGVTRRLRWIQADLLAPFAGPWDVVCANLPYIPSAQLARLPVARFEPRLALDGGPDGLHLVRRLLRQARVQIASPGALFLEIGAGQGPLAAQTARRLFPEAYVEVRPDLAGHPRLLCLFLT
- a CDS encoding CoA-binding protein, whose amino-acid sequence is MSLAAFFRPRGVVVIGASTNPVGLGYGVARNLVEGGFPGAVHLVNPKGGTLFGKPLYRSVAEVPDPVDLAVIIVPAPATPQVLEACGQRGIRAAIVAAGGFREAGESGARLEEQVVAVARRYGIRLIGPNCIGVIDTHLPLNTTFLAPPPPPQGEMAFLSHSGALAAAVIDWLQGQGMGFSRLVSLGNQADVSETEMLPLVAADPHTRVVTMYLESVADGRRFVETARQASLQKPLVALKVGRYEAG